The Brachypodium distachyon strain Bd21 chromosome 4, Brachypodium_distachyon_v3.0, whole genome shotgun sequence nucleotide sequence CAACTTCGGTTTAGAATCAACACTAAGACTCTTACTGGATATCAATCCGACTCATACTGGACACAAAGTCCTACTCTTACTGGAGTTCATTTTATACTACAATGAATCTCCTTATTACAGAAACCAAAGCTGAAACTAATTGCAAATTGGGCTTAGAACTCACAGATTACATCTCTCAAGATTAGTTTTCCCACTACTTCTGAATTTTGATGAATAAGCGTCTTATTTTCAGTGGCCGGCTACCGAATATTCCTTTGTTAGTCGCGCAATAAAGATTTTTGCTGCTTAGCTTCATTCCAGGAAAATTTGTGGGTTTGTAGTTTGACAGACCAGCTGGGACTAACTCTCTCGTCGAACACACACtgacaaattaattaagcagCTTTAGTTTGAACTTAATTTGAACTCGGCTGCCAATTAAGCTTAATTTGCATTGcacactgcatgcatgcgtgcgtcTGTGTGTTCTTGATTCTGTCTTGGTTGATTTTGATCATCACGCGTACGTATGTTTTGCATGCTATAGCTGAAAGAAAAGATATGCGCGGAGCATGCCCGATCGATCCATGTTACCCTCGAAATTAATGGTTGGTCTGTCTCGATCGGTCTGCTCGATCATGGATGGAGTGCACACAGGAGACTAATCTTTTGACTTGGAGCGTGAATGATTGAGACAAAGTACACGGTACACTAGCAGTACGCTGAGTTGTCGTAAACACCATCAACCACCTTAATTTCcgagattagggttttctgAGACCAGTTGTCtcaaaagttgtggtttttCTAGATATTACAAACAACTGTGATTTTGCGAGACAACTGgcacaaaaagtgtggtttctatgaaatttactcatttAACTACAAAAGAAATCGATTTGAGAATAGGTGATAGGTAAAATAACAAGTCATCTAGATGTGAAATGCACGGCCACATCAATGTCTCAGGCATGGCTAGGTCAATTCTGGCAAGAGTGAATAAGATAGTTTGTCGGAAATTTGCTAAATCTTTAGTTTGTCGGAAAAAGGCATATATTAGTTTTCTTCCCCTTTTGGTAAATCGTTACCAACCTGGCAAGCTGCTTGATGAAAAATCGTGATATATTGCATTCCGCGGAgatgagagagaaaaagaataaatgAGTAAAGGAGCGGACTTGGGATGTTGGGAGAAGATAAGATGTACATGTATGTCTAGAGCAACGGACCAGACACGTTATATATAGAAGCACGGTTTCGATTATGCAAAGCGTGCACCGTCGAGAAAGTTCCAGTGGTAAGATAGACATACATTTCTAGAGCAGCATGTCTTATACGTCACGTAAGCACATGTTCGACCATGCAAAACGGTGAACCGCCTATCGAATAAAAATTGGAGATATTTCCAGAGGAGCGGACGTGTAACGTAAACACGGGTTCGACAACGCAAAATGACACCCACCGACGCAAAACGACGCCCACCAAATGCAAACTGGACAGATATTTATAGAGAAGCGGACCCGGATTCAGCACTTTGCCATCTTCTTCTCAGCCAGCAGCACATAGGACCAGGGTCCATGGCGCTGCGGTGAGCTCGAGTACAAGTGATGAATAGTGCGGCCGTGAGCTCCGACGATTTCCTCGGCAAGGCTCTTCCATCCAAATCCCCTCTCTGGTGAGTATCCTGTCCAGCGGAGCCGTGGTCTCCATTCATAGGTATCGTTGTGATTCCTACTTCAGTTCGAATCCATGTTAAGAATGCGATTGTATCGTTCCTAGATTCTGTGGTTGTGTCCTTtcctctgaattttttttggcaactcCCCGAGGATTATTGATTGCTGAATGCTGATGGGGACAAGATTCTGCACTTCGAATAGTTTTTTCAGTGTTCTGCTCTGTTTATCAAATGTGTTGTTCTGTTTTGTTACGAATATGCCAAGAAAAACTGAATAAGCACCTAAAGTGTTTGGCGCTAGCTGAGTAAGACTATGGTCATGTTGACATGTCGAACATAGAAACTTTGTTCTGAATCGTGTACAGATTGAATTCTTTCTGTCCCTGTCAAATAAGCGGCAGATTTGTTTCTCCGGGAGAACAAGCTTGCAGATTTGATTACTGTTAGAAGTTATGCATGCACCATATGTTCCAAAAGGATATTCTTTTTGAAGAACCATAAACTATGTTATTTCCTAGTTCGTAATTTTTGTTCCTAGCTTGCTGAAACAATAATGATCCTTTTATCTAGTTTGTACTTGTTCATTGCAGATACTTATATGCATCAGTTCACCCTGATGGACAAACAAAGCAGTCCAGAACGGTCCGCCAAAGACAAGAACGACCTTTCCAGTATGGAGCTTCAACTTCTACCCCCTGTAAGCATCAACATGCCTCAATTACTAACTCTTCTAAAGCACTGTTTTAGCAACAAGGAGCCTGACCACTGAACTAGTACCACAAATTGGCTCCCCATGCATATTACAGGGCGTTCTGCAGGACATATTGTCACGGTTATCAATCAAGGAAATCTTGAGGATGACCGTACTTTCTCGTGAATGGAGAAGGAAAGGGATATGCCATCCAGACCTGGTATTCACCGAAGGGACCTTCTTTTGCAGCAATACAACCATGAATACTCACCGGGCATCCAGGAATGCTGAATTCATCACCGAAGTCGATAATGTGTTGCGCCCACTGTGGTCTACTCCAACTACAACTACCACCATGTTGGATAAGTTTGTTGTCAGATTTAGTCTTGGCAGAAAGTATAAGAATCACATTGATAGATGGATTAGCTTTTCCACTGCATCAAAGGCCAAGCACATTGCTCTTGATCTCAGGCCTGAACCGGCTTGGTTTGCACCTGGTTATGGCAAGTACATTGTCCCGCTGTGCAATCTCAGTGGCCCAAACTGCTCATGTGTCAAGTCTCTTGATCTGGGATACGTGTGTTTAAAGCTGCCCCGAAGTTTCAATGGTATCACAAACCTCAAGAAACTCACGCTACATATGGTGTCGATCAGTGTAAATGATCTCCGGTGCCTGCTGCTAAGTTGTGCTCTTCTTGAGAGTTTAAACATTGAGTCGTTGTTAAGCCCAAGGAGGAGCTCCTTGGAAAGTTTATGCATACGCCAGGAGTTGCGCCGGTTGCAGTACCTGCTCATGCACCGGTGTGACCTGCACATGATAGATTTGAATGCTCCGAATCTTATCAAATTTGAGTTCGACGACTATATGAATAAAGTTGTGCTCCGTGGATCTTTGAAGTTGTCAGAGGCGACCTTTGCGTCATACAGAAGATATCTTACAGTTGTTCATGATGCTTTGGACTGCGTCTTGAACGAGCTTCCAACTGCTCTTGTGCAAAGATTATTTCTGCAATTGGCTCTCGAAACTTCGGTTTGTTCTTGAAAGAAGTGCCTTGTTTCCACTCTTTAATTTTGCCAATAGTGTtaatttataatttttgtggcTGTGCATTTTTTCTGTTCCAGGTGCGAAGTTCCAGCAAAACCCAGACTAGCTTCATCAATTTGACATATCTGAACATCAACCTTCATATCTCTGGCTATCCTCCAGATATTAGTTGGGTTATGGGGTTTGTTAACCTCTTGGAATTATCCCCTTTCTTGGAAGAACTGGAACTGCATGTAAGTAATTCAATAATTAATCATGgtaattattttttctatctTTCCagccaaatatagatgtatgtTGAAATTAATGAATGGTCGGATATACGCGTGCAGATGCACCCTCATGGATATATTCAAACTGATCCAAGGATAATGGCAGCCGTGCAAGGACGTCCACTTCGCCATCTCAGGAGTGTCTACATGACTGGCTTTTGTAGTCTATTGGGGGTAGCCGAGCTGGCGCTCTACATCCTTGGGAATGCTACTGTGCTTGAACGTATGGTTGTAGATTCAGTGGTGAGGATGAGCTATGGACATACAACAGATCAATTGTATTCAGTCTGCAGGGCCAATGAGTTTGTTCCGCCTAGTCCTGAAGATCAGGAGATGTTCGGCATGAACAGGGCCAGGGAGTATGCGAAAGAACACCTTGGCAGAGAAGAGTTTAGTCGCATTCTCACCATTTTGTGAATTAAAACGGCAGGGCTGTCTTTCGGTGCCGCTCCTTGGCAAAAAGAGCTATTTTACATGACTGGGGTGTTATGTTAGCCCGTCTTGTGCTCTCTTTGTAACAAAACTTGTTTTATATTCTGAATCCCCAACCCTCTAATTGTGTCTCTAGATTATCAATAACATTGTTCAGGCTGGCCTTGGCCTGCCGTTCATCTTAGCTGAATGATTCGGGGTATGCTTTCCTGTTGCTCTTTCATTATCTCTTGTGTATCCGACAAAAAGTATTATTTGTCAGTTCATCTCATTTTGTTGCTTGTTATACATTCGCCTGAACTGAACCTATATATGATATAGTTACCTGCTCCTTTCATCGTAGCAGATTCGCTTGGTAACTGCTGCTGTTTCAATTTTGTTTACTCATAAATTCGGTTATATCAACTCTTTGAccaaaagtttgaaatttctgAATGGACATAATTGAGAAGAAAATATGGGTGGGAAGAGAGAATGCGAAGAGGAAGTTTGGCTTATTTTAGTCTGAAGAATATCTACTCTCTTCCCCACAAAGTATAGAATTTTGCCTCGCAAACagcaaaaataattttttggcAAGACAAATTTGTAGGCAAAAATGATTCATAAATCGTGTGTTGTTCTATTAAATCTCGTAAATATTGTTTTGTGGACATCAAAACTCTAATTAAGAATCAAATGTGTTTTCATTCCTTTAAGTGGGTAATTTGATTTCCACGTTGATCTCTATATATTGCACGTTTAGATCTAATGGTCTATGTGCATAACTTAGTTTGCAAGTTTACACTGAGTACATCGCCTTATTATATACTCAGAACACGAAAGAAGATAAGGAGAACCTCAAAGTGGTACACTGCTACTAGACAAAAGAGGTAGAATGCCGCAAGTTCCTGCTGTACTGGTATTTTTCACCCGTACTTACCTTTTGAGTGGGACATGTGGCCAGGGGAGAAGCCAGCATGTATTTATTGGTGTCAAATGACACCCATGAATTTTTGCTAATCCTTCTTTCAAATATAGAAAAtgttcttaataaaatgatatgACACCAATAAGTTTTAAAGAGTGACCCTAACGGTGTATTTTTCTGGGTTCGCCCCTGCATGTGGCTACTTACATTGTAGGAAGATACAAATACAGTCACACAGATGCAAGGTATATACGAGTGTAAATCACTACTTGGCAAACGCAAACCCCACAGTATCAGCAAATAACTACTGCAAAACTAGTCCCCATTTGCTCCAAACACAACCACATTCCCGTCTTGAACTCGGTGTGTCGTAGGTTCATTCCTGATGCCCCTCCTATTATAACGGTAATACCATCTTTTGTTGTCCAGCCATCGATCCTTcctttaattttttgaaactgacTTTTTTAATAACGAATTATGTGTTCCGTTAGTAAAGAAGATAAGCTAGTCTGTAGCCCTTTATATGGAGGCCAGGCCAATAATTCCTGCAGTAAATGAAAATGTCTTCATTTATTTGTGTTCAGCCTGCTCACCAGCATGGCTTCCAATTGCCTTACTTGTCTTTATGGATcagtcatttttttttccagggaTGGATCAATCATTCTTATAGAATGTTATTCACACGCttggaaaaaagaaacgaaCAACCTTGGGCTGCACAAATTTATGGGCCGTATATCACCTGGCAAAACATAAACAACCCACGGAGCCAAACTTGGGCCGATTCCATGAGAGCGATCCATCATCCATGGAAGCCCAACGGGACCCTACGCCACTGTATAGCgagcctcgccgccgtcagtACAGAAGACGAGCTAGTTTGTAGACCTTTATATAGAGGCTATGCCAGTTTCCCCGCAGTAAATGAAAATGTCCCCAGTTATGTGTGTTCAGCCTACTCACCAGCATGGCTTCCCAAGTGCCTCATTTGTCTTTATGGATCAATCTTTCGTTTTTCTACAGGGATGGATCAATCACTCTTATAGAATGttattcacattttttttgagaggaataGAATGTTATTTAcatgtttgaaaaaaaaatgaaccttACTTGGGCTACACAAATTTATGGGCCGTATAGCACCTGGCAAAAGGGAAACAGCCCACGGCGCAAAAAACTTGGGGCCGAATCCATCAGAGCGATCCATCATCCATGGAAGCCCAACAGGACCGCTGCGCGGctctcgccgccgtcaccaACTGCAGCCGTCAGTTCCACGCGCCGCACGCCCATAAGCCTCCGGGCTGACTTCCGCTCACGCGCCTTCTCCAGCCCCCCATGACTCCGAAGATTACTGTTCTGAAGATTAGTTTTCTGTTGGGAACTTGGGATAGCTTGcagcagcaagccagcaaGTAGATTTACAGGGACAGATATACTGCGTTTTATTTTAAGATTTTCGATCCTGATAGCTTCATTGCAGGAAAGCTTAGAGATTTGTAGTTCATGCATCATTGTGTTTTTTTCAAACCGACATAATTATGGTCCGTGCTTATGAACATTTCGGTATTACTTAACCAAGCTTATGTACTTGTTGAAACTCATGGCATAGTTGGCTCAAAATTCTTAATACTCCGTAATAGATTTTGCCGAGACGACTAAATTTTAGTGTGTAGGCACCTCTGAAAAATCAAAAGAATTAGGCAATCATCTGTTGTCCATTGCCAATTGTTGCAGCAAATTAGCTCTGTGATGTACATGTAACAAcgtctctctttttttctctctgaaATCTACAAGCACGAATCCTAGCTAAATCAGTCATCATGCCATCCTCAGGCTCACATACTGATGCAGCCAAGGAGACTGATTTGTCTCATCGGCAACTACAAATCTCTTACTCTCGCTCTGAAACCTCACCGCCGTGGGGGCTAACTCTTTGAACTGAGCCAGCTCGGAGCCTCGGAGCTCCGATTCCGTCGATGTCTACGACACTGCCATCCCAGAGTCCGAGTTTGAGGACTTCACTTCTTGATTGCCCTTCTGGCttttactgctgctgctgctacttctGCTCCCTGTTGGTAGAGTCAGATCAAGGTTGCGTTCTTCTGCAGACGGTTAGTACCCTTCTCGTTGCATCAGATGTCGAGTTTAGGCTTCGTCTCGGTGTGAGCTATGTTTGGCCCTGCTGTGTGCATCTCCCTCATTAGCTGCTTCTGAACATGGTAAACTAACTTGTTGAATCTCATGAACCTGCTTTGCAAAGATATAGAAATTGGTGAGAAATTGATGTACCACTGACTCACTGAGGGTtgtttccagtggcggtttcaGCTCATCCGCCACTGAAGTGTGCGCGCGAAAGGGTGCTTCTGAAGTAGTGCTCGTTCTTTAGTTTCTTTTGAAAGGCAACGTGAGGTAGCCTTGCGGTAGAGCGGCGAACTGCAGTGCTGTGGAAGAGTGAATCCTGCCACGGCAGCGTCGCGGCAGATAGAAGAAGATGCATGGAGCTGATCGATTCTGCACCAACAATAGAGGgaagaaattaagaaaagtTTAAGTTGGATAGGGAAATGCAGATATGCATATAGGTGAGATTTGCAGTTACATTGCAGAGTTATCTGGCGGTTGATTGGAATATATAATTTGTGCTTCTTATGGTAGTTGCAGCCCCTCCAGCAGCAACATGGCGAACAGGTCGTCAGGTTGTCTGATGTCCATATAAACCTGTTCAATGTGTCAACATAGATGGGCCCGTCCGTCGGTGTATCTACCCTTTGGCATCGGCCGACCGTCATAGTATGGCCTCCAATGTATATCGAACAtgtcggttttggttttgaCGGTTGAAAGTTGGGCTGTGTATGAACACGGCTATTTGATAGTGTTCACCTTCAGCGCTATAGCATCGACGAGCTGGTTTATATGCTCTCGCTCCGGCTATGAGTCAATCCGTGAAACTGGTGGAAGACTAGTAGAATCTGCCAGAGGGGAATTGTTCGAGGCGACATTCTCCCAGATGCCAAATCTGTAGCAGAGGCTCTAACATTTTTCCTGATGCCTCTCATTTTCAAGGTGTGCGCTCCATTCTTCCAAAGCATTTTCAAACAAGAATGTACAGAATTGAACAAAACTAGGCGAAGCTAAATTCCTATAGAAGAATAGAGGCAACTTTTTACCCTCTTCTCACCACTAGCTCTTTGGTACCCTCTATCTTGGCATCCTAATGAACTGGGCTAACTGGCTGCTATATATAGATAGCATATATAGCAAGCCATACAATTTAACTGACgtaccagaaaaaaaaagggttggGTACCCAAAGTTACTAGAGCATGATAAATGTGTGCATGCACATGACGCAGGAGTTCTACATGCATGGTTCTCATAAGTGAGGCAGACTAGCGACACAAAAATTGATAAACTACTTGGCCTCTCATAGAAAATACAAATACTAGTCTagcaaagaaaatgaaacatATACGTGTGTGTAGATCACTAGGGCCATATCTAGGAATTTGAGGCCCTGGTGCGAAATGTAAAATGAAGCCCTAAAATTATGGTTGCGTGAAGAAGTCATGAACATGGAATTATCTTGGATTGCTGCGATGTGGATTTATCGATTGCAGCGGAAGATGACTGCGGCGGGCTGGCGTGGCGGCGGTCGACGAAATCATGGAAAAATCAGTTAAATCAAATAATCATAAGCCATACTGATCTGGAGATAGGCGAATTGTTAAGACGTGTCATTGGCCGAACGTGATGAACACATACAAGAAAAGCAGACCTTTTGTCTTTCGCATTTCTCCTTATGAGTctatttcttttctatttAATTGGCCTAGAAATCTGCATGTATTTTTAATTAAGGATAGCTAACTAGAATTAACATCGAATTTTGGGGGGCCCTAATATTTGGAGGTCCTGAACAGTTGCCCACCATGCACCTGCCACTATAAGGCCATGTAGATCACCTGTCCAGAGTGTAAGGACATTTCTAGTTAAATACTTGTCTCAAGCTCACAGGGGCGTTATTGTGGGCTGCTATGTAAACGCATTTGCATGTTCATTCCTGATGCCCCTCGATCCTATTCTTGTGCCATACTTACGCTAATTGATGGTTAGTTATTTCTCTTCTACAAGCCATAATGAGCGTGCTGGGAAGAGGAAAGATTATGAACGTGGCTGAGAAAACAGAGATGAGAGCAACGGTCGGCTCTCGCGAGCGGGCGCCCTCGGCCCCTCgtgcctcctcgccggcgacgacttccTCCGCCACCCCGCGTTCAACTGTCTTACCAGCCCCCGCTGGCCTGCCTGGTCCTGCTTGCCCGGCTGGTTTCGTCGCTCCTAGGGTGTCTGGCTCGGTTCCTGCTCCTTCGGTTGTGCCGGCCCCCAATGACGTGCACGGCTGCCCCAATGGTCTCGGCCCTGATGAGTTCTGGTCCAGGGCGGCGGATGATCTGCATGCGGCCTTTGACTTTCTCACGCCGCCTTCCCGCCTGTCCCCGTCCTCTACTTCGCCGGGCTCGCTCATCGACATCTATGGTGATCTTCGTGCTGCTGGCTATGCGGAAGCGGACGCCTTTCACTCGACCTGCCTGGAGGACGCCTCCCGTCGGGCGGCGGGTCTCTGCTCCTCCCGTGACATGATGGACTTCCTGCGTGCCCATCCTGAATTCCTGCTCCAACATTCCCTTCCCGGTCCGCCCCCGGGCTGCCCTGCCTCCGTTCCGGCCCCAGGGTTTGATGAAGAAGACGGTCGGAAGTTTGCTCGCTCGATCTACAGTTCTCACCGTCAACCTGTCCATCCGCTCTCTCAGCACTCCGCCTTCTTAATGGTGGTCTCCTTTGGCCGTGCGGATTTTCGTCTGGACGTTGCTTCGGTTGAGCGGGCGCTCCAGGCGGCCCTTGGTGCCCGTGGCCCGCTGTTCCAGGTTCTTCAGCTTGCGGATCGTGTGTTCAGGTTCGCAGTGTGCAGCAAGCATGTCGCCATGGCCGTCCTCAAGCTCAGTGCCGTCTCCTGCAAGCGGTTCCTTTGCTTCTTCCATCTTTGGAGCTCCGGTGGTCCCAACTGGCGCAGGGAGTATGCCCTCTGGCTGGCCGAGGATGAGGATGAATGGTCTCCGGTTCGACACTCCAAACGTTGCTCGGCCAATGCACTGCAGGCCATGGCCATTGGTGACAAGCTGGGAACACACTCCATCCTCAAGAAACGCTCTccgcgtcgtcctcgcccgAACAAGCTCGTTTTTGCGAACTGCATTGCCTATGAGGCTTGTCTTGGATACGCGCGCCCCAGTGCTCCTGCGTCGTCCCCTTCCTCTATTGCTTTTGGGGAATTCTGCTTCCCTCTGCCAGCGGCGAGCTCTTCCACGGCGTTGACGGGGACGTTTCCGTTGCGCTTTGGTCAATGCGTGACTTCGGTTGACTCACCTTCGGCTGGGCCCTCTGACGTGTCGAGCAACGGTTCGTTGACGGAACGGGTGCCTGCTTGCACGTCCGCGTTGCCTGCGTGTCGGCCGGGTAATGATGATTTCCCCGTGGCTGACCCTGGCCGGGGGGGCACC carries:
- the LOC100822982 gene encoding F-box/FBD/LRR-repeat protein At1g13570 isoform X1 — protein: MNSAAVSSDDFLGKALPSKSPLCLYLFIADTYMHQFTLMDKQSSPERSAKDKNDLSSMELQLLPPGVLQDILSRLSIKEILRMTVLSREWRRKGICHPDLVFTEGTFFCSNTTMNTHRASRNAEFITEVDNVLRPLWSTPTTTTTMLDKFVVRFSLGRKYKNHIDRWISFSTASKAKHIALDLRPEPAWFAPGYGKYIVPLCNLSGPNCSCVKSLDLGYVCLKLPRSFNGITNLKKLTLHMVSISVNDLRCLLLSCALLESLNIESLLSPRRSSLESLCIRQELRRLQYLLMHRCDLHMIDLNAPNLIKFEFDDYMNKVVLRGSLKLSEATFASYRRYLTVVHDALDCVLNELPTALVQRLFLQLALETSVRSSSKTQTSFINLTYLNINLHISGYPPDISWVMGFVNLLELSPFLEELELHMHPHGYIQTDPRIMAAVQGRPLRHLRSVYMTGFCSLLGVAELALYILGNATVLERMVVDSVVRMSYGHTTDQLYSVCRANEFVPPSPEDQEMFGMNRAREYAKEHLGREEFSRILTIL
- the LOC100822982 gene encoding F-box/FBD/LRR-repeat protein At1g13570 isoform X2; the protein is MHQFTLMDKQSSPERSAKDKNDLSSMELQLLPPGVLQDILSRLSIKEILRMTVLSREWRRKGICHPDLVFTEGTFFCSNTTMNTHRASRNAEFITEVDNVLRPLWSTPTTTTTMLDKFVVRFSLGRKYKNHIDRWISFSTASKAKHIALDLRPEPAWFAPGYGKYIVPLCNLSGPNCSCVKSLDLGYVCLKLPRSFNGITNLKKLTLHMVSISVNDLRCLLLSCALLESLNIESLLSPRRSSLESLCIRQELRRLQYLLMHRCDLHMIDLNAPNLIKFEFDDYMNKVVLRGSLKLSEATFASYRRYLTVVHDALDCVLNELPTALVQRLFLQLALETSVRSSSKTQTSFINLTYLNINLHISGYPPDISWVMGFVNLLELSPFLEELELHMHPHGYIQTDPRIMAAVQGRPLRHLRSVYMTGFCSLLGVAELALYILGNATVLERMVVDSVVRMSYGHTTDQLYSVCRANEFVPPSPEDQEMFGMNRAREYAKEHLGREEFSRILTIL